A genomic stretch from Desulfolutivibrio sulfodismutans DSM 3696 includes:
- a CDS encoding ABC transporter permease, translating into MIRSLPNSKAYTWSFHVFVILYFVFLFAPLLVTCVLAFNDSNFPSLPWNGGTLDWFFSPGPKRVGIFHDAQNLRSIMVSFETAVIVSILCVVVGTCTAFAFEQEKFPFKNVLYFLMLAPLVIPGVILGISQLLGATTAGMFAEKHLGVDVPFFRPSFWLVVLGQFSFITTFVALVVSARLRKFDRSLEEAALNLGATRFEVIRLITLRFLRPSIIGAGAVAFLMSFENFNTTLFLVGSQPTLPINLYLQVRDGSTPVINAISFLLIVGTSGLALVNLYLNRKES; encoded by the coding sequence GTGATCCGCTCGCTGCCCAATTCCAAGGCCTACACCTGGTCCTTTCACGTCTTCGTGATCCTCTATTTCGTCTTTCTCTTTGCGCCGCTTCTGGTCACCTGCGTGCTGGCCTTCAATGACTCCAACTTTCCGTCCCTGCCCTGGAACGGCGGCACCCTGGACTGGTTTTTCTCTCCCGGGCCAAAGCGCGTGGGCATCTTCCACGACGCCCAGAACCTGCGCTCCATCATGGTCAGCTTCGAGACCGCGGTCATCGTCTCCATCCTGTGCGTCGTGGTCGGCACCTGCACCGCCTTCGCCTTCGAGCAGGAAAAATTTCCATTCAAAAATGTCCTCTATTTTCTCATGCTGGCCCCCCTGGTCATCCCCGGCGTCATCCTGGGCATCTCCCAGCTCCTGGGGGCCACCACCGCCGGAATGTTCGCGGAAAAACACCTCGGCGTCGACGTGCCCTTTTTCCGGCCAAGCTTCTGGCTGGTGGTCCTGGGGCAGTTCTCGTTCATCACCACCTTCGTGGCCCTGGTGGTCTCGGCCCGCCTGCGCAAGTTCGACCGCTCCCTGGAAGAGGCCGCCCTGAACCTGGGGGCCACCCGCTTCGAGGTCATAAGGCTCATCACCCTGCGTTTTCTTCGGCCCTCCATCATCGGAGCCGGGGCCGTGGCCTTCCTCATGAGCTTTGAAAACTTCAACACCACCTTGTTTCTGGTCGGCTCCCAGCCCACCCTGCCCATCAACCTCTACCTCCAGGTCCGCGACGGCAGCACCCCGGTCATAAACGCCATCTCGTTTCTGCTCATCGTCGGCACCTCCGGACTGGCCCTGGTCAACCTGTACCTCAATCGCAAGGAATCCTGA
- a CDS encoding glycerophosphodiester phosphodiesterase — MFFHHIPDSQAIGAHRGARSLAPENTLPAIARAHHCGAHFLEIDVRLTADGHVVVFHDDTPARTTNIAASPLAARATHHIDTFTLAELQSLDAGSWFAATDPHGTVKTGEVAPQDAASFPSVIIPTLRQVLDFCREHAFPINVEIKDHAGRSGDSAITAAVLELVADTETRDLVLLSSFNHRYLTQAAVFDPDVPRAALIETAHPGNILDYLMFLDVAACHPDHHITPPDLARALLDDGLRVNLWTINDPDVARAYPPGAGIITDVPQRFV; from the coding sequence GTGTTCTTCCACCATATCCCCGACTCCCAGGCCATCGGCGCACACCGGGGGGCACGCTCCCTGGCCCCGGAAAACACCCTCCCGGCCATCGCCAGGGCCCATCACTGCGGCGCGCATTTCCTGGAAATCGACGTGCGCCTGACCGCTGACGGCCATGTGGTCGTCTTTCACGACGACACCCCGGCCCGCACCACGAATATCGCCGCCTCACCCCTGGCCGCGCGCGCCACGCACCACATCGACACCTTCACCCTGGCCGAACTGCAAAGCCTCGACGCCGGTTCCTGGTTCGCCGCCACGGATCCCCATGGAACCGTCAAGACTGGCGAGGTCGCTCCCCAGGATGCCGCGTCCTTTCCTTCCGTCATTATCCCCACTCTGCGTCAGGTGCTCGATTTCTGCCGCGAACACGCCTTCCCCATAAACGTGGAGATCAAGGATCACGCCGGGCGCTCCGGCGATTCCGCCATCACCGCCGCCGTCCTGGAACTCGTGGCCGATACCGAAACCCGGGATCTGGTGCTTCTCTCCTCCTTCAACCACCGCTACCTCACCCAGGCCGCCGTCTTCGACCCGGATGTCCCCCGGGCCGCCCTGATCGAGACCGCTCACCCCGGAAACATCCTGGACTACCTCATGTTCCTCGACGTGGCCGCCTGCCATCCCGATCACCATATCACCCCCCCCGATCTGGCCCGGGCACTTCTGGACGACGGGCTTCGCGTCAACCTCTGGACCATCAACGACCCGGATGTCGCCCGCGCCTACCCCCCCGGGGCGGGAATCATCACCGACGTGCCGCAACGGTTTGTCTAA
- the trmFO gene encoding methylenetetrahydrofolate--tRNA-(uracil(54)-C(5))-methyltransferase (FADH(2)-oxidizing) TrmFO, with amino-acid sequence MRVGIVGAGLAGCECAMALARADVDVTLFEMKPTTFSPAHTSENLAELVCSNSFRSDDPLSAVGLLKLEMAEAGSLVMDAARHTAIPAGKALAVDRDLFSAEITARITAQPRIRLDRREIQSLDDPALAGLDAVVLAAGPLASDALAADLARAIGQQSLYFYDAIAPIVDAASVDYDVAFFASRYEEGEGDYLNCPMDEDGYRRFVADLLAADKVQPREFEKELHFEGCLPIEAMAQRGEMTLAFGPLKPVGLTDPRTGRRPFAVIQLRPENAARTAYNMVGFQTKLTYPEQQRVFRTIPGLAHAEFLRLGSIHRNTFVEAPKTLSPSLELLARPGVFLAGQITGVEGYVESAACGLWLGLSLVARLHGRELPPPPPESALGALLSHLRTDAKHFQPSNVNFGLSPELPGRNKKASRKALYASRAREAWTAWKNQYLDEPGRLPRG; translated from the coding sequence ATGCGTGTCGGAATCGTGGGCGCAGGACTCGCCGGGTGCGAATGCGCCATGGCCCTGGCTCGGGCGGATGTGGACGTGACCCTTTTCGAGATGAAGCCGACGACGTTCTCCCCGGCCCATACCTCCGAAAATCTGGCGGAACTGGTGTGCTCCAATTCCTTTCGCTCGGACGATCCCCTGTCCGCCGTGGGGCTTCTCAAGCTCGAAATGGCCGAGGCCGGAAGCCTGGTCATGGACGCCGCCCGGCACACCGCCATCCCGGCCGGAAAGGCCCTGGCCGTGGACCGCGACCTCTTCTCCGCCGAAATCACCGCCCGTATAACGGCCCAGCCCCGCATCCGCCTCGACCGCCGAGAGATTCAAAGCCTGGACGATCCGGCCCTGGCCGGTCTCGACGCCGTGGTCCTGGCCGCCGGTCCCCTGGCCTCGGACGCCCTGGCCGCCGACCTGGCCCGGGCCATCGGCCAGCAAAGCCTCTATTTCTACGACGCCATCGCGCCCATCGTGGACGCCGCCAGCGTCGACTACGACGTCGCCTTCTTCGCCTCCCGCTACGAGGAAGGCGAGGGCGACTACCTCAACTGCCCCATGGACGAGGACGGCTACCGCCGCTTCGTGGCCGACCTCCTGGCCGCCGACAAGGTCCAGCCTCGGGAATTCGAAAAGGAACTGCACTTCGAAGGCTGCCTGCCCATCGAGGCCATGGCCCAGCGCGGCGAAATGACCCTGGCCTTCGGGCCCCTCAAACCCGTGGGCCTCACGGACCCGCGCACCGGCCGACGCCCCTTCGCCGTCATCCAACTGCGCCCAGAAAACGCCGCCCGCACCGCATACAACATGGTCGGCTTCCAGACCAAACTCACCTATCCCGAACAACAACGCGTGTTCCGCACCATCCCCGGCCTCGCTCACGCCGAATTCCTCCGCCTGGGCAGCATCCACCGCAACACCTTCGTCGAGGCCCCCAAAACCCTCTCGCCCTCCCTGGAACTCCTGGCCCGGCCCGGCGTCTTCCTGGCCGGACAGATCACCGGCGTGGAAGGCTACGTGGAATCCGCCGCCTGTGGCCTGTGGCTCGGCCTTTCCCTCGTAGCCCGGCTCCATGGCCGGGAACTCCCCCCTCCGCCTCCCGAATCGGCCCTGGGCGCGCTGCTCTCGCACCTGCGCACCGACGCCAAACACTTCCAACCCTCCAACGTCAACTTCGGCCTCTCTCCCGAACTGCCCGGCCGGAACAAGAAGGCCAGCCGCAAGGCCCTCTACGCCTCCCGCGCCCGCGAGGCCTGGACGGCCTGGAAAAACCAATACCTGGACGAACCGGGGCGGCTGCCCCGGGGTTAG
- the wrbA gene encoding NAD(P)H:quinone oxidoreductase gives MNVLTVYYSLYGHVSALAQAAAEGVAEIPGAVATLRRVPETLSPEVIEKMGAADIQKSLSVVPVCTLDELEAADAILFGTPTRFGNMCGQMRQFLDATGGLWAKGALVGKPAGVFCSTATQHGGQETTLVSFIYTLLHHGMVVVGLPYSFSGQTRVDEITGGSPYGATTIAGPDGSRRPSENELAAARFQGRHLAAIAAKLTA, from the coding sequence ATGAACGTGCTCACCGTGTATTATTCCCTCTACGGACACGTCAGCGCCCTGGCCCAGGCCGCCGCCGAAGGCGTGGCCGAAATCCCCGGCGCCGTGGCCACGCTGCGCCGCGTGCCGGAGACCCTGTCCCCGGAGGTCATCGAAAAAATGGGGGCCGCCGACATCCAGAAATCCTTGAGCGTGGTTCCCGTCTGCACCCTGGACGAACTTGAGGCGGCCGACGCCATCCTCTTCGGCACGCCCACCCGCTTCGGCAACATGTGCGGCCAGATGCGGCAATTCCTGGACGCCACCGGCGGCCTGTGGGCCAAAGGAGCCCTGGTGGGCAAACCCGCCGGGGTCTTTTGCTCGACCGCCACCCAGCACGGCGGACAGGAAACCACCCTGGTCAGCTTCATCTACACCCTTTTGCACCACGGCATGGTCGTGGTCGGGCTGCCCTATTCCTTTTCCGGGCAGACCCGGGTGGACGAGATCACCGGCGGCTCCCCCTACGGGGCCACCACCATCGCCGGTCCCGACGGCAGCCGCCGCCCTTCGGAAAACGAACTGGCCGCCGCCCGCTTCCAGGGACGCCATCTGGCCGCCATCGCTGCCAAACTGACGGCCTAA
- a CDS encoding LysM peptidoglycan-binding domain-containing protein gives MANSPKFLAFCLIAVLATTMAGCAKYSDYQANMAYINDDLLNQEGELALEQLRAARADYAQAVRSGPVAPGAEVEKQFFAAREKYIVIKKEKELRMGRQSSTKDLASDPELVIPEPPSGNTKRPAHSPAEIPAETPDSAPKPTTDADVPGPPGQALEKAAPAQAPSGSAEAAYTVQKGDTLGGIAKRHNVEVATLASHNALASQNRITPGQVLHIPPR, from the coding sequence CGAATAGCCCGAAATTCCTCGCTTTCTGCCTCATTGCCGTCCTGGCGACGACCATGGCCGGATGCGCCAAGTATTCCGACTACCAGGCCAATATGGCCTATATCAATGACGATCTTCTCAACCAGGAGGGCGAACTGGCCCTGGAACAACTGCGCGCCGCCCGCGCCGACTATGCCCAGGCCGTGCGTTCCGGCCCCGTGGCCCCGGGGGCCGAGGTGGAAAAACAATTCTTCGCCGCCCGGGAGAAATACATCGTCATCAAGAAAGAAAAAGAATTGCGCATGGGCCGCCAATCCAGCACCAAGGATCTCGCTTCGGACCCTGAACTGGTCATTCCGGAACCGCCAAGCGGGAACACCAAAAGGCCCGCCCATTCCCCGGCCGAAATCCCGGCCGAAACCCCGGACAGCGCACCGAAACCGACAACCGACGCCGACGTCCCCGGCCCTCCCGGGCAGGCCCTCGAAAAGGCCGCCCCGGCCCAAGCCCCCTCCGGCAGCGCCGAAGCCGCCTATACCGTACAAAAAGGCGACACTCTGGGAGGCATCGCCAAGCGGCATAACGTTGAAGTCGCCACCTTGGCCTCCCACAACGCCCTCGCCAGCCAAAACAGGATCACCCCGGGACAGGTTTTGCATATCCCGCCGCGCTGA